TGAAACCCTTCAGGTTTACGCCAATTTGCCACTGGAACTGAACGAACGCATCGTGTCGCAAATCGATTTATTTCATGGGATCAGCTAAGAAACTTGCCGTCTTGATCGATGCGGACAACTTTTGTCCCAATCTGTGTGAGCCTTTGATGCGTCGTGTGGCACAGTGCGGTGAAGCTCGGGTAAAGCGAGCGTACGGGGATTGGACAAGCACTGGTTTGTCTTCTTGGAAATCTCGACTGAACAAGTATGCGATCAGTCCGGTACAGCAGTTTCGCTACACCACCGGAAAGAACTCGACCGATGCGTGCATGATCATCGATGCGATGGATCTGCTTTATACGCAAAAGCTGGACGGCTTTTGTTTGGTGACCAGTGATTCCGATTTCACGCGACTGGCGATCCGCATTCGTGAGTCAGAGCTTGTTGTGTTCGGGATCGGAGAGCAAAAATCACCGAGTTCGCTGATGGCGGCTTGTGACAAGTTTTTTATTGTCGGCAAACAAGCACAGGATACAAAACAGTCCGAGGCAAACACACCGGCTACGAAGGCAGCTGCGGTTAAAAAAGCT
The Stieleria sp. JC731 genome window above contains:
- a CDS encoding NYN domain-containing protein; translated protein: MGSAKKLAVLIDADNFCPNLCEPLMRRVAQCGEARVKRAYGDWTSTGLSSWKSRLNKYAISPVQQFRYTTGKNSTDACMIIDAMDLLYTQKLDGFCLVTSDSDFTRLAIRIRESELVVFGIGEQKSPSSLMAACDKFFIVGKQAQDTKQSEANTPATKAAAVKKASKATAPKKDPSGVKKASNHLRTDGKLVNLLRDAIKAKATSDGWATCSAIGNHLGKGFSPKTYSHATLSKLIKAVGLFECRRVKAAGSQNSVIYFRNK